From a region of the Haemorhous mexicanus isolate bHaeMex1 chromosome 32 unlocalized genomic scaffold, bHaeMex1.pri SUPER_32_unloc_2, whole genome shotgun sequence genome:
- the LOC132322672 gene encoding zonadhesin-like isoform X1: MDWEGHRPQPALLRAQGPVQPAPRGTGSTGTDWEGLGGSLGALGDGLEWILGALGWTGRDIARSRPYFELKAQFNQRLEEHKSRVNSLESAVAQAKLRYSVALRNLEQISEEIHARRFQRILRKKSIRENPLGAEGGAGNPEIPGIPRENHGIPGEIHGIPGENLKIPGEIPGIPGEIHGIPGEIHGIPGENLKIPGEIPGIPGENLKIPGEIPGIPGEIHGIPGENLKIPGEIPGIPREIPGIPRENPKIPGEIPEIPREIHRIPRENPDIPRIPGEIPRIPGENLGIPDEISSGMGRIPGIPSQNLGIPNEIPAGMGRIPRENLEIPGIPRENLGIPRENLENPGIPRENLGIPRENPGNSTENPQNSRNFTSISLGTFRIPGIPRENPGNFTSNPSGTFRIPGIPRENAGNSTENPQNSTENPPNSTENPGNSWEIAGIPAGIPGIPRESSTSGDSVSLLSLQTIASDLQKFDSVEHLAGIPGISGIADALSLHSEELGEGRERGRGCRHQRSVSL; the protein is encoded by the exons atggactgggagggacatCGCCCGCAGCCGGCCCTACTTCGAGCTCAAGGCCCAGTTCAACCAGCGCCTCgaggtactgggagcactgggacggactgggagggactgggagggtcactgggagcactgggagatggATTGGAGtggatactgggagcactgggatggactgggcgGGACATCGCCCGCAGCCGGCCCTACTTCGAGCTCAAGGCCCAGTTCAACCAGCGCCTCgag GAGCACAAATCCCGGGTGAACTCCCTGGAGTCGGCCGTGGCCCAGGCCAAGCTGCGTTACTCGGTGGCGCTGCGCAACCTGGAGCAGATCAGCGAGGAGATCCACGCCCGGAGATTCCAGAGGATCCTCCGGAAAAAATCCATCCGGGAAAACCCCCTGGGGGCCGAGGGCGGCGCCGGCAACCCCGAAATCCCCGGGATTCCCAGAGAAAACCACGGAATTCCCGGAGAAATCCACGGAATTCCAGgagaaaacctcaaaattccTGGAGAAATCCCCGGAATTCCAGGAGAAATCCACGGAATTCCCGGAGAAATCCACGGAATTCCAGgagaaaacctcaaaattcctggagaaatccccggaattccaggagaaaacctcaaaattccGGGAGAAATCCCCGGAATTCCAGGAGAAATTCACGGAATTCCAGgagaaaacctcaaaattccGGGAGAAATCCCCGGAATTCCAAGAGAAATCCCCGGAATTCCaagagaaaaccccaaaattcccggaGAAATCCCTGAAATTCCCAGAGAAATCCACAGAATTCCAAGAGAAAACCCTGacattcccagaattcctggagaaattcccagaattcctggaGAAAATCTTGGAATTCCCGATGAGATCTCATCTGGAATGGgaagaattcctggaattcccagccaAAATCTTGGAATTCCCAATGAAATCCCGGCTGGAATGGGCAGAATTCCGAGAGAAAACCTggaaattcctggaattccgAGAGAAAACCTCGGAATTCCGAGAGAAAACCTCGAAAATCCCGGAATTCCAAGAGAAAACCTCGGAATTCCAAGAGAAAATCCCGGAAATTCCAccgaaaacccccaaaattccagaaatttCACCTCAATCTCACTGGGAACCTTcagaattcccggaattccgaGAGAAAATCCCGGAAATTTCACCTCAAACCCTTCGGGAACCTTCagaattccgggaattccgaGAGAAAATGCCGGAAATTCCAccgaaaatccccaaaattccaccgaaaatcccccaaattccaccgAAAATCCCGGAAATTCCTGGGAAATTGCCGGAATTCCGGCgggaattcccggaattcctCGGGAATCCTCGACCTCGGGCGATTCCGTGTCGCTGCTGAGCCTGCAGACCATCGCCTCGGACCTGCAGAAGTTCGACTCCGTGGAGCACCTGgcgggaattccgggaatttcGGGAATTGCCGACGCGCTGAGCCTGCACAGcgaggagctgggggaggggcgggagcGGGGGAGGGGCTGCCGGCACCAGCGGAGCGTCAGCCTCtga